One window from the genome of Treponema sp. OMZ 838 encodes:
- a CDS encoding Smr/MutS family protein, with the protein MNFEAILNQWETQTQQPYGKKRMRKDAKNPAAAYAVENTQTLNPMDYWVRRYGVYDKDADNSENISFFDNLAEKRRQRTMRPQAEIDLHGMTLEEAYGALVTFFEDSVRREYQKILIIHGKGNHSQNGPVLARFVQKFLETNTHAGETGHPKGRDGGTGSTWVILK; encoded by the coding sequence ATGAATTTTGAAGCGATACTGAATCAATGGGAAACTCAAACTCAACAGCCTTATGGAAAGAAGCGAATGCGTAAAGATGCAAAAAATCCGGCAGCAGCGTATGCCGTTGAAAATACCCAAACGCTCAATCCGATGGATTATTGGGTGCGGCGTTACGGTGTTTATGATAAAGATGCGGATAATTCCGAAAATATTTCCTTTTTTGATAATCTAGCCGAAAAGCGGCGGCAGCGGACAATGCGTCCGCAGGCAGAAATCGACTTGCATGGCATGACGCTTGAAGAAGCCTATGGCGCGTTGGTTACTTTTTTTGAAGATTCCGTGAGGAGAGAGTATCAAAAAATACTCATCATTCACGGTAAAGGGAATCATTCTCAAAACGGGCCTGTATTGGCGCGGTTTGTACAAAAATTCTTAGAAACAAATACCCATGCAGGCGAAACAGGCCATCCCAAAGGACGCGACGGAGGGACGGGCTCGACTTGGGTGATATTGAAATAA
- a CDS encoding BrnA antitoxin family protein yields the protein MLAVLQSLGKGYQTRINSILRKAITIGDY from the coding sequence ATTCTTGCTGTACTCCAGTCTTTAGGTAAAGGCTATCAGACGAGAATCAACAGTATTTTAAGAAAAGCTATTACTATAGGTGATTATTAA
- a CDS encoding DUF488 family protein, translating into MSAINSGGRLYTIGCSIHTIESFIDILKKHEVNVVIDVRSTPYSKHTAQFNKENLQRVTSHNRIYYSSFSKEFGARRKENCVYTNDTVSFDKVKQLPIFINGVERIRKGLQEGYRIALICTEKEPADCHRFSLVTKGISERIGVYANHILYDGSLMTTKRLVT; encoded by the coding sequence ATGAGTGCAATAAACAGCGGAGGTAGGCTCTACACAATAGGGTGTTCGATTCACACTATCGAATCTTTCATTGATATTCTCAAAAAGCATGAAGTTAATGTCGTTATTGACGTTCGATCTACTCCCTATAGCAAGCATACGGCTCAATTCAATAAAGAGAATTTACAGAGAGTGACAAGTCACAATCGTATCTATTATTCATCTTTTAGTAAGGAATTCGGTGCTAGGCGTAAAGAAAACTGTGTTTACACAAACGATACTGTCAGTTTTGATAAAGTAAAGCAGCTTCCCATATTTATTAATGGGGTAGAAAGAATTAGAAAAGGACTACAAGAAGGATATCGTATTGCTCTTATATGCACGGAAAAAGAACCTGCCGACTGCCATAGATTTAGCCTTGTTACTAAAGGCATTTCAGAGAGAATCGGTGTTTATGCAAACCATATTTTATATGACGGCAGTCTAATGACAACCAAAAGACTTGTTACGTAA
- a CDS encoding single-stranded DNA-binding protein gives MHNLNSLIIEGNVVRDPVVRATPKGTPLCMFSIASNRFFKQEDQTTQETSFFDVETWSRLAELCGENCTKGRGVRVVGRLKQDRWVGTDGKHYSKIKVVAEHIEFKPLFKNGKQPADALDDMREETVPEKEAVPAF, from the coding sequence ATGCACAATTTGAATTCGTTGATCATTGAGGGAAATGTAGTTCGCGATCCCGTTGTAAGAGCGACACCTAAAGGAACACCGCTCTGTATGTTTTCCATTGCTTCGAACCGTTTTTTTAAGCAGGAAGATCAAACAACGCAGGAAACTTCATTCTTTGATGTCGAAACATGGTCACGCTTAGCGGAACTCTGCGGAGAAAATTGCACAAAAGGCCGCGGCGTCCGGGTTGTAGGACGTTTAAAGCAAGACCGCTGGGTAGGTACCGACGGCAAACACTACAGCAAGATTAAAGTAGTGGCCGAACATATCGAGTTTAAGCCCTTGTTCAAAAACGGGAAACAGCCTGCCGATGCGTTAGACGATATGCGTGAGGAGACCGTCCCGGAAAAAGAGGCCGTACCTGCCTTTTAA
- a CDS encoding NADP-dependent malic enzyme produces the protein MKTINKDLQSITEHFPSDFTENEKAAAKTLFLKKLSLLTHEFYGGKLQTVPKCGLYGFNWFNVWYTPGVSAVSTGIRDNHDSSFMLSNRGNLVAVVSDSTRVLGDGDCSPSGGLGVMEGKCMLMKYLGGVDAYPICIDSYVKPNEEKKYNFPAGKHCPDKIIDFVKMLEPSVGAVNLEDIQQPDCFKVLDTLREECDIPVWHDDAQGTACITLAGLLNALKLAGKKIGDCRIVLLGAGASNTTIARLILQDGGDPAKMIVCDSQGALHAGREDIKADARYYRKWELCQTTNPNRINDFDEALKGADVLIALSKPGPNTVTKEQIASMGDKPIVFTCANPIPEIWPHDAKAAGAFIVGTGRGDFPNQINNSVCFPGILKGALLVRARKISDGMAIRCAHSIADYSEKKGINPENIVVKMDDEDVFAVEAADVAMQAIKEGLARITITWDEAFKQAKAEIAESRALTQQLMDSGFIKEPPQDFFNQAMDYAIEQIKNQRSK, from the coding sequence ATGAAAACTATCAATAAAGATTTACAGTCTATTACGGAACACTTCCCTTCCGACTTTACGGAAAATGAAAAAGCGGCGGCGAAAACGCTTTTTTTAAAAAAGCTTTCGCTGTTAACACACGAATTTTATGGCGGAAAGCTGCAAACCGTCCCAAAATGCGGGCTCTATGGGTTTAACTGGTTCAATGTCTGGTATACACCGGGAGTTTCCGCCGTTTCTACCGGCATCCGCGATAATCATGACAGCTCCTTTATGCTTTCCAATCGAGGAAACCTTGTAGCCGTTGTCAGCGATTCCACCCGCGTACTGGGCGACGGGGATTGTTCTCCTTCCGGCGGTCTCGGTGTTATGGAAGGAAAATGTATGCTGATGAAGTACTTAGGCGGCGTGGACGCGTATCCCATCTGTATCGATTCCTACGTCAAGCCGAATGAAGAAAAGAAATACAACTTCCCTGCCGGTAAACATTGCCCCGATAAGATTATCGACTTTGTGAAGATGCTGGAACCGAGCGTCGGTGCAGTTAATCTGGAAGATATTCAGCAGCCGGACTGCTTTAAAGTTCTGGATACGCTGCGGGAAGAATGCGACATTCCTGTTTGGCATGACGACGCTCAAGGAACGGCCTGTATTACGCTTGCCGGTTTACTCAATGCGCTGAAACTGGCGGGTAAAAAAATCGGAGACTGCCGCATTGTACTGCTCGGTGCAGGCGCTTCCAACACGACGATTGCACGCCTTATCCTACAGGATGGCGGAGATCCGGCGAAGATGATTGTTTGCGACTCTCAAGGTGCGCTCCATGCAGGCCGCGAAGACATCAAAGCTGATGCACGTTATTACCGTAAATGGGAGCTGTGCCAGACGACGAACCCCAACCGGATAAACGATTTTGACGAAGCACTGAAAGGCGCCGACGTACTGATCGCTCTGTCCAAGCCGGGCCCGAATACCGTAACCAAAGAGCAGATCGCCTCTATGGGCGATAAACCCATCGTGTTTACCTGCGCAAATCCCATCCCCGAAATTTGGCCGCACGATGCTAAAGCTGCCGGCGCTTTCATCGTCGGTACCGGACGCGGAGACTTCCCGAATCAGATCAACAACTCCGTCTGTTTCCCCGGCATCTTGAAAGGGGCGCTGCTTGTCCGCGCACGGAAAATTTCCGATGGTATGGCGATCCGCTGTGCGCACTCTATTGCCGACTATTCGGAGAAAAAAGGCATCAATCCCGAAAATATTGTCGTAAAGATGGATGATGAGGATGTCTTTGCTGTTGAAGCGGCCGATGTTGCAATGCAGGCAATAAAAGAAGGTCTTGCCCGTATCACTATTACATGGGATGAAGCCTTTAAGCAGGCTAAGGCCGAGATTGCCGAAAGCAGAGCGCTGACGCAGCAGCTGATGGATAGCGGATTTATCAAAGAACCGCCGCAAGACTTTTTTAATCAAGCGATGGACTACGCGATTGAACAAATTAAAAATCAGCGTAGCAAATAA
- a CDS encoding DUF488 family protein: MLRNYQKKEITWADYEVEYLRIIEQRNILNIIKKDEIINGVLLCSEDRPDQCHRRLLAEYLARNWENIEIVHLF; this comes from the coding sequence TTGTTACGTAATTATCAAAAGAAAGAAATTACCTGGGCAGATTATGAAGTTGAGTATTTAAGAATTATTGAACAAAGAAATATACTGAATATCATAAAAAAAGACGAGATCATCAACGGTGTGTTACTTTGTAGTGAAGATCGTCCCGACCAGTGTCATAGAAGATTATTAGCGGAATATTTAGCACGAAATTGGGAAAATATTGAAATAGTTCACCTATTTTAA
- a CDS encoding DUF2715 domain-containing protein: MKKIIGLFLCILIGAVNSFAAEIIFSPGIGFSSYTVRSYEVIISGGTLNTSDKAATYTIFAPAVGLDMHFTHENSGFTFSLINNAALPVGIYKSGGFGAESMKVHGFIWDGQMLFGYTYGIKQPFSIHAGIGPGLALGRFWTRSNGQGLENFYHAWTPIALHIGFQYIFTKHIGINIGLHDMISFSGLLRSMEKSNIADDNNKVGSTFGFGNVFTLRIAAAFRL, from the coding sequence ATGAAAAAAATAATAGGACTCTTTTTATGTATTCTAATTGGTGCAGTAAATAGTTTTGCTGCGGAAATTATTTTTTCACCCGGTATCGGATTTTCATCGTATACAGTGCGAAGTTATGAAGTTATAATAAGCGGAGGCACTCTTAATACTTCAGATAAAGCGGCAACATATACTATTTTTGCTCCCGCTGTAGGGCTTGATATGCATTTTACTCATGAAAACAGCGGCTTTACCTTCAGTCTTATTAATAACGCAGCGCTCCCTGTCGGCATATATAAAAGCGGCGGCTTCGGTGCCGAGTCAATGAAAGTCCACGGTTTTATATGGGACGGCCAAATGCTGTTCGGTTATACGTATGGAATTAAACAGCCTTTCAGTATTCATGCCGGTATTGGTCCAGGTCTTGCGCTGGGAAGATTTTGGACGCGCTCAAATGGGCAAGGTTTGGAAAATTTTTATCATGCGTGGACACCAATAGCATTACATATCGGCTTCCAATATATTTTTACAAAGCATATCGGTATTAATATAGGACTGCATGATATGATAAGTTTTTCAGGACTTTTGCGTAGTATGGAAAAATCAAATATCGCTGACGACAATAATAAAGTCGGATCAACATTCGGCTTCGGTAATGTTTTTACGTTACGGATAGCTGCGGCGTTTAGATTGTAA
- a CDS encoding L-lactate dehydrogenase codes for MDQKKRKVTIVGAGSVGATFAYALAQSGFADEIAITDMNKNFAEGQAMDLVHGLPFLPQVDIHTGSQTDYADSDIIVITAGAKQQPGETRIDLLKRNAAIIKTIAKEIAASGCKGVMLLVSNPVDILTKVALEASGWDRGRVIGSGTVLDTARFRYVLSKECGVDARNIHGYILGEHGDSEFAAWSMTTIAGRRIDEYCGSGTCSSGIHFDKEKILDEVRHSAYHIIDYKGSTYFAVGLALTRIAGAILRNEHSILSVSMALNGEFGLHGACLSVPCIVGRSGVEKIIEGELPKDEQSALEASAQRLHDAYLSIC; via the coding sequence ATGGATCAAAAGAAACGAAAAGTAACGATTGTCGGTGCGGGTTCTGTCGGGGCTACATTTGCGTATGCGTTGGCTCAAAGCGGTTTTGCCGATGAGATTGCAATCACCGATATGAATAAAAACTTTGCAGAAGGGCAGGCGATGGATCTTGTCCACGGTTTGCCGTTTTTGCCGCAGGTTGATATCCACACCGGCAGTCAAACCGATTATGCCGACAGCGATATCATTGTGATAACTGCCGGTGCAAAACAGCAGCCGGGAGAAACGAGAATAGACCTCCTTAAACGCAATGCCGCTATCATCAAAACTATTGCAAAAGAAATTGCCGCAAGCGGCTGCAAAGGCGTCATGCTGCTCGTGAGTAATCCCGTCGATATTCTTACAAAGGTGGCGCTCGAAGCAAGCGGTTGGGATCGCGGTAGGGTTATCGGTTCCGGTACCGTCTTGGATACCGCCCGCTTCCGCTACGTACTCAGCAAAGAATGCGGCGTCGATGCCCGTAATATACACGGCTACATCCTCGGCGAGCACGGCGACAGCGAATTTGCCGCATGGTCGATGACCACCATAGCCGGACGGCGCATCGACGAATACTGCGGCAGCGGCACGTGCAGCTCGGGTATTCACTTCGATAAAGAAAAAATCTTGGACGAAGTACGCCATTCCGCCTATCATATCATCGACTACAAAGGCTCAACCTATTTTGCTGTCGGTTTGGCGCTTACCAGAATAGCCGGCGCCATTCTGCGTAATGAACACAGCATCCTCTCCGTCTCGATGGCTCTAAACGGAGAATTCGGCTTGCACGGCGCTTGTTTGAGCGTTCCCTGCATTGTCGGCAGAAGTGGCGTCGAAAAAATCATCGAAGGCGAACTTCCCAAGGACGAACAATCAGCGCTTGAAGCCAGCGCCCAGCGGCTTCACGACGCATATCTGTCTATCTGTTAA
- the metK gene encoding methionine adenosyltransferase, which yields MNEHKLFTSESVGEGHPDKLCDQISDAVLDACLRDDPGSHVACETFASTALILIGGEITTNTFVDIQQTARNIAREIGYTDSAFGLDCNSMAVLSMIHAQSPDIAQGVNGTGLSEYQNQMGAGDQGMMFGYACKETPELMPAPIMYAHKLLRKASQLRKSKEIDWLRPDAKSQVTVEYEGDKPVRIDTVVISHQHDPKISYGSLKEAIIEKIVKPVLEPTGLLDSKTKFFINPTGRFVIGGPFGDTGLTGRKIIVDTYGGMGRHGGGAFSGKDPTKVDRSAAYMARYVAKNIVAAGFAERCELQLAYAIGVPFPVSIRVDSFGTAKVPEDAIEKAVQQVFDLSPAGIIKTLDLRKPIYQATAAYGHFGRPEFSWEKTDKIDALKAAIK from the coding sequence ATGAACGAACATAAATTATTTACCTCGGAATCGGTCGGAGAAGGCCATCCCGATAAACTGTGTGATCAAATTTCTGATGCTGTTTTGGACGCTTGCTTACGTGATGATCCCGGAAGCCATGTTGCGTGCGAAACCTTTGCTTCAACTGCGTTAATCCTTATCGGCGGAGAGATTACCACCAATACTTTTGTTGATATACAGCAAACAGCCCGCAATATCGCACGGGAAATCGGCTATACCGATTCCGCATTTGGACTTGACTGCAACTCCATGGCTGTTTTAAGCATGATTCACGCTCAATCGCCTGACATTGCGCAAGGGGTAAACGGTACCGGACTTAGTGAGTATCAGAACCAAATGGGTGCAGGGGATCAGGGGATGATGTTCGGCTATGCGTGTAAAGAAACGCCGGAATTGATGCCTGCCCCAATCATGTATGCACACAAACTTTTACGCAAAGCTTCACAACTGCGTAAGTCAAAAGAGATTGATTGGCTACGCCCCGATGCAAAAAGTCAGGTAACGGTGGAATACGAAGGCGATAAACCCGTGCGTATCGATACGGTCGTTATCTCCCATCAGCACGACCCCAAAATTTCGTATGGTTCGTTAAAAGAAGCGATTATCGAAAAGATTGTTAAACCCGTCCTTGAACCGACCGGTTTACTGGATTCAAAGACAAAATTCTTTATTAACCCTACCGGCCGCTTTGTTATCGGGGGGCCATTCGGCGACACCGGTTTAACGGGGCGGAAGATCATCGTGGATACCTACGGCGGTATGGGGAGGCACGGCGGCGGCGCTTTTTCCGGTAAAGACCCGACCAAGGTAGACCGTTCAGCCGCATATATGGCACGCTATGTTGCAAAGAATATCGTTGCAGCAGGATTTGCCGAACGGTGCGAGTTGCAGCTTGCCTATGCTATCGGTGTACCGTTTCCCGTTTCGATTCGGGTAGATTCCTTCGGTACCGCAAAGGTTCCGGAAGATGCAATCGAAAAAGCCGTTCAGCAGGTATTCGACCTCAGCCCTGCCGGTATTATCAAGACATTGGATTTACGTAAACCTATTTACCAAGCGACCGCTGCCTACGGACACTTCGGTCGCCCCGAATTCAGTTGGGAAAAAACCGATAAGATTGACGCTCTAAAAGCAGCTATAAAATAG
- a CDS encoding Rpn family recombination-promoting nuclease/putative transposase, which translates to MLETVPDNRNYKDSIFVDLFSTDEKAKERFLSLYNALHGTQLHDVALLENIKLEQVMYMSFANDVSYLVENKIIVLAEHQSTINPNMPLRCLEYVSRLYEKLFESKEKYSRKLLTIPTPEFYVFYNGIEPYPCDKALKLSHAFKEQTEQPNLELIVKVVNINQHNEHPLLELCKPINEYSIFVQTVRKWKELDPVHGFQKAIEECIANNVLREYLERKTKEVINMLLAEYNYEEDIAVQRAEEREIAFAEGIEQGIEQGAHNKAVESARILKQLHSDTAMIMQVTGLSAEEIARL; encoded by the coding sequence ATGTTAGAAACCGTACCGGATAACCGTAACTATAAGGACTCTATTTTTGTCGATCTGTTCAGCACCGATGAAAAAGCAAAAGAGAGGTTTTTGTCCCTCTACAATGCTTTGCACGGTACTCAGTTGCATGATGTTGCCTTACTAGAAAATATCAAGCTTGAACAAGTGATGTATATGAGCTTTGCCAATGATGTCTCGTATCTTGTCGAAAACAAAATTATTGTCCTTGCCGAGCATCAATCGACTATTAATCCTAATATGCCATTGCGCTGTCTTGAGTATGTCAGCCGTCTGTATGAGAAACTTTTTGAATCAAAAGAAAAGTATAGCCGTAAACTGCTCACTATCCCGACACCGGAATTTTATGTCTTTTATAATGGAATAGAACCATATCCCTGTGATAAAGCGCTTAAACTATCCCACGCATTTAAGGAACAGACGGAACAACCAAACTTGGAATTAATTGTCAAAGTGGTAAACATAAATCAGCATAATGAACATCCGCTCTTGGAACTGTGTAAACCCATCAATGAATATAGCATTTTTGTCCAAACAGTGAGAAAATGGAAAGAGCTTGATCCGGTACATGGTTTTCAAAAAGCCATTGAGGAATGTATAGCAAATAATGTTTTGCGAGAATATCTCGAACGGAAGACGAAGGAGGTAATAAACATGTTGCTGGCCGAATATAATTATGAAGAAGATATTGCCGTACAACGTGCAGAAGAACGTGAAATAGCCTTTGCTGAAGGTATAGAACAAGGTATAGAACAAGGTGCTCATAACAAAGCTGTTGAAAGTGCAAGAATTTTAAAGCAGCTCCATTCTGATACTGCAATGATTATGCAAGTAACCGGTTTAAGTGCTGAAGAAATAGCAAGGCTATAG